DNA from Podospora pseudopauciseta strain CBS 411.78 chromosome 5 map unlocalized CBS411.78m_5, whole genome shotgun sequence:
GTTAGTGAAAGTGCTCTGTTGGCCTTGAGACGGTTTCGATTTGTTGATCATatcaggtaggtaggtgtaCCTCTATTTATGCTGGAAACCAAGGCTGATGCGACATGACACGCGTTGCAGGCTTCTCTGGATCGATCAGATATGCATCAACCAGCAAGACGACAAGGAGAAGTCCTCCCAAGTCATGCTCATGGGCGAAATCTACGGAACTGCGAGCCAAGTCCTGGTCTATCTTGGGGAGGCCGACGACACAAGTGACAAAGCAATGGACTACATCTCTGAGCGATGCGCACAGCAGGAGGAATGGCCTCGTCAGTTTGTGGTCCAGGTCTTGTCACGTCCCTGGTTTAGCAGGGTCTGGGTCCTTCAAGAGGTTGCTCTTGCCCATACATCACTGGTCATTTGTGGCGCCAAATGCGTGCCATGGGCTTGTTTTCCCGAATGGTGGACACGAAACGAATTGCTACTCGGGCCCGAGGTCAACCCGCCGCCTGTCTTGTCATACGGACTCAGTGTCATGAAGCGGCTTACGCTTTTACAGCAGCTTCACAATACCCGACATAGCAAGGCCACTCTGGCTCTTGACAAGATATACGCTCTCTTGGCGTTACTGCAGCCCGAAGACAGGATTGGGGTTCTCGTGGATTACAGTTTGTCAACGGCCGAGGTGTATACCTCGGTCGCCAAATCAATCATCGAACGGACCAAATCATTGGCCATCCTGTccggaaaagaagaaaagccCTACGTCGAACGGGAAAGGCTGCCGTCCTGGGTGCCAGACTGGGGTACCGTCCCCTCCGCCGTATCACTAGGGCTAGCCAACAAATACCTCGACCCCTTCGACGCCGGAGGAAAGCCAGCCTGTCGAGTAAACATCAGCATCCCCTTAAACGGGCCACCAACGCTACACTGCCTCGGCATTACCTTTGACACGGTCAAGAAGTTGACTCTTTCCACCATGCGTCCCGGCCAAGACGCAGCCACCAACAACGTCGAAGTACTAACAGATTGGCTGGATCTCATAAGCGGATCATCAAGCTCTGTCGTGTCGGAAACCGCCGATTATCTGATTGACCAATTCAACCAAAACCTCCGCGGCGTATCCTCATACTCCCGCAGCCCACCACAGCCTCCAAAATTCGCCTATTCACTATGGACAACAATACAAGCCCTCTCCACTCCCACCCTGCAGCTCGAGCCAGCTGAACTTCATGCAAGAAACAACCGCGGTAAACCCACCAGCGACACCCTAAAATTCTGTTACGAACGCAAGCTCTTCCTCACCCACAGCGGTGCGCTCGGACTGGGCCCCCCTGATCTTCTCCAAGGTGACACCGTCGCCGTGCTGCTTGGAGCACCAGTGCCTCATATCCTACGAAGGATCCCATCATCAGAACAGAACAACTCCACCAACGTGTATGCTCTCGTTGGCGAGTGTTTTGTCGACGGCATCATGGCCGGGGAGGCTCTCAACCACCTGCAGGATCAGCTCAAAGAGATGGGACATCGATGTCGTACGTTTGCAAAGAGCTGCTCCAACGCCCCATTGGAGACCTTTTGTATCCAGTAATTTGTTAaggtctttttctttctctcacgtacggtaaatacggGACATTAAAATGAGACAAAAGAGAAAATAAACTCAAGACTCTTTCACTCTTATTCTTGATTGGCTTGATGAGTGCCATCTACTACAATACATCATTCAGGTAGCTAATCCTGACAAGGTTTACTTCAACAATAAGCTACAAAATTCCGCCTTCCCTCAACCGCCAATCTCAATAAGCATCCCAGGCCAGTATCGTGGCCACAAAAAAAACAGCAATAATCGTACATTCGCCGGATTCTTTCTCTATTTGCCCAAGAAGCTTCACCATCCATCAAGCCAATCATCCTCAGCGGATGTCCACTGCTGGTCTCCAGATGCTGTCGGCCAAGGCTCAGATATCGTCGTCTCAGCCCCCGCAGCCCCCACGCCCGTATTATTCGACAACGTCTCCACCTCAGCCTCCCCCGTATCCGAATACCGCTGGCTCATCTTCACATTATTGAGCGGCGACTCCCCCCGCAAAACATCCGATCGAATCTCCTCAGCCGACCGAGCCGGGATGTAGTCCCGCCAATCGAGCCCAAACTTCTTCTCACGCCTGCCGTTGAACCGAGCCAAAACTGCCCCGAGCTCATCGTCCGTCTCTGTACCCTTGACATGGGCGAACCTGAGCACAggcttccttttcttttcgtctTGCTCTGTGGCGACTTGCAAGGCTTTCCAGCACTGAAACATCCCATAGAGAAAGCTGTTGGTTTCTTGCAGACTGCGGAAAACGGCGACACCGTCATCGAGAGACTCGGGTGTGTCGGCCCCCGAGACGGAAGGGGCGGGACTGTCTAGGCTCGAAGCTGACGCATTCGTCAAAGTCCCAGAATTGAGACTGGTTTGTTGAAGGAGACCCTCGACGTGTGTCAAACTTTGGGCGTGGCCATCATTTTGGTTGCCAGCCGGATGTGGAGGAACTGGAGGGGCGGCAGTGTTGggggtgtggctggtgtgggtggttgaACTATCGTGGTTCCATGGCTGATATTTCTCGCGGTCCGAGCACGAGACGGCAAacgcctccatctcctcgtcaGTCCAGAAGTGAATCAAGTTGTAGGGCACCTCAGAGGCTTGGGCCCAGCGCTGGTTTTCATGGTGCGCAACGTCCTTGGCTACACGGCCCAAGAAGCCGCTGGTTGACAGGCTGGGGCAGCGACTTGGCTTACACAGGGCCGGGAGAGCGAAAACCTTCATGCtgatgggaagaaggaggacgacCTCCTCGACCGTTTTCAACAAATTGTTGCTCATGCTAAGGTTTTCAAACATGGACCGATTGAAGCGTGAGCAGAGGATAGTTGCCGGGACCATGACCTTTTGAACTCCGTGGACATATGACTGAGCATCGACCGAGCTCATACGCAGCACCCCGATGGCATGGCCGGTAAAGAGAAGGTAGTCGCGATCAATGTGAACatggttgtggagggggctCTTGAAGCGTTCATCAGCAGAGCGACTTGACCGCGATGGGAACGCCCGACGGTTCCGGGTGTCTCGTTCAGTGGGAAGAAAGTGAAGCTCCTGGGGAGTATCCGCGTAAAACTGGTGGTTCTCCTCGTGTACCCTGCAGTCGGCCAGACATCTGAGAGCGACCTCACGACTCTTGACGCATGTCTGGGCCAAGACACGAGCCGAATGGATTTCTCGGGCCGGTGGTAGGAAGGTGGAGACCGGGATGATGCGAGGGACCTCATTGACCTCAAGTTCCATCGCCATCTCCCAGACCATAACTTGGAGCTCGTCCGGGAGCTCTGGGAAGCGGGTGAATCGCCAAGCCGGGACGCTGGGGACCATGGCATCCATGTACAGGCGCAGATATTTATACGGGCCGTTTTGTGTGCCCGGCAATGGCTGATCATGCATGTTGGTGGGTTGTGGTGATGCCATTGTTATCTCTGGCGGATGGCGGATGGCagatggagaggtggtgATCCGGGAACTGGGCGTGTTTGGTTTCGTCTGGTTCGATTGTGGGTGAAAAATGAAAAGTGACGATGCCGAGCTAAAGCGGCAACGGGACTGCaagagggagagaaaggTGACGCAACGTCAAAACAGCAGGCCACAGCAGAGAAGGGCAGGGTATTGGTAGACCGTAGGGAATGCGATAAAGCAAATTGGTCGTAGTCGATTAAGGAAGCCTCCTCTCATTGCTGAATTCTTCCGAGCTAGTTAAGTGTTGATATGGCCCGGTTTGCGTTGCTCAGACAGGCCACAGGTTGTCTGGTGTCCCGTGATTGCATCAAAAAGCTTGGCGGTCGGGCCGACGATCTGCGGAGAACAATGGGGATGGGACCCGCGGGTGCTCCGCTTTGCGCCGGTTGCAATCATGCAAGGACATTGACATGGTATTCCTGGCGGGCAGTCTGGAACAGcaatgatgaggaagagagatGCAATTATTTCATGGAAGAAAGGAGGACGGGAcatggaaaagaaagataaGATAACCAATGCACCATTCGCCAAACCACGTGCATGTGGGTGATCCGTGCACTGTTCCACAGGGCTGCTCAGATCTCACATCCGCCCCCACCTCACTGAAGAAAGGCTCTACACATCTTCTTCTAGGCTTCCAGGTTCTCACACATTCATGAGACAAGCTGAAATGGGTCTTGCTCTGCTTTGTTTACTTGTATTTTGATATATCACGACCAAGAATAAAGATTATATCAGTCACGTCAtaaacctcacctcctcagAGCCTACTCTCTCTCAGCCGCAGCCCTACACATGTTTCACAAGTCTCAATTGGCTGTCCTTGTTGCCGGATAGCATTCAAAAAACTCAGCCCCCTCCAAGCCCCAGGTAAAATCGGGACTGCTGCGGCACAGCGCCAGAAGCAAGCCCAGTCAATGCCTTCAACCTCGAACTCTCGCATTTCAACCGTCGCACCCACATGTTGCGCTGCATACGCTCCCAAATTAAGCATACTCTATCCCGCGCAAACCAGGCCCCCAGATAATGTGGCGTCACAGAGGTCGTTGCTGCGGTCCCATTCCGCTTGGGGCCGGCGCCGAGTCAAAATGATAAGCTTCCAGCTCCCAGGAGAGACATTTGGCTACCGTCTTTTGCTTCCCCAAGCCTAAGCTCCCAACTAAAACACCAGGCTGTACTCATGTGTGGCCTCTTTCATctcaacccaacccaacaccaGACAGGTGAACTCGCGCCATCACCGGCATGGAGAACCCCACACTCtacaacccaaccaacattacccacctctccaacctcagcATATCTTACCTTGCAGATGTGCTTCTCGCCAAAGGCAACAATGCCACCCGCGACGGCTTCGGCTGCCGACCCGCCTCCTTGATCCTTCCGCTTGACAATTTATCCATTTTGAAACTCGAACCCAACCCTGATATCCACATGAACCTCACCGTGGGGGTCAATCCGACCCAGCTTGATCCCGGGGTCTCTCAGCTGAGGGATATGGCGAGGGGTCTTTTTCCTTATCCTCTGAATGAGTCTGGCGTCGGAGATGTCGTCAACTGGTGGACTGACAACACCGAAAACCACCCAGCTGACACCAAGCGGTTCTTGGGCGCTGTGGTCAACATGTGTGGAGGAGAGTACTGCCGCTCAGGAAAAGTCACTGTCGGCAACCCAGATATTGTCGGGATAGGGGTATGTTCCTTGGCCAACATCATCGCTTAGCACCCTGACTGACATCACCACAGATGATAGTAGCCATAGGAATGCTCCTCTGCCTCACCGTTGCCTTCTCCCTCTTATCCTTCGGCCCTTTGATCGACGTCGTTGCCCGCGCCCCTTACACCACCCGCAAAACCCGCTTCTCCCTCCGCGTCTCCTGCATCGGCACCGTCGACGAGCTCTTTTCCGCCGTGTTTGTCTTTGCCCTGGCCGTCATAGTCTCAACGTTTGTCTTTCGCTACCGAACCGACACCCGCTTCGATGCGCTCATGGCCAACGCGCTAAGCCAGCTCTGCAGCACCACTGTCATCATGCTCGCCGCGGTGTACTGGTGTCACAACCAGCACCGGCCGCACGCCACCGGGTCGGTGTTTCTCATTGCGGTCCTCACCATCGCCCTGTACGTCACCCATGCAGGAGTTGCAAACATGAGGGCGAGTGAAGCCGAGATGGCATGCGGCATAGGCAAACAGAGGGTCAGTCTTATGAAAGGTGACCCCTTTGACATGGAGAAATTCCACTTTGTTCCCGTGGGCTTTGGGAGCTGGTTTCTGGCCTTGATTGGTGCCGTGTTTCACCACCCGTGGATGAATAGGTTCAGGCCGACCAAAGACAACAAGATGATTTGGAGGATCCTGTGGAAGACGGTGGGCAGCTTCCCTACCGTGTTCGGCCTGATTGGACTGGCCGTATACATGGCGTATTTTATGAATACGTGGCAGCTGATGAAGGAGAATTACGGAAAGACTTTTAGTCAGAATGTCAAAGAGTGGGGTTTTGGACAGTATCTGGCTGTGTTTACCTGGGTGCCGCCGATTCTGACGTTTGGGCACTTGTTTATCTCtgggatggagaaggcgatTGAGCAGAGGTTGCCGTATGGATGGACGGCCGTTAAACTCCACGGTTCAGTCGACTACCGCGGTGATGATAGGAAGGATGATGATCAGGGGGGGAGTAATTGGACAGGAAGCCGGAGCTCGCGAAGTCGCGTGCGGGAGGTGGACAGTTTGGCACAGAGGCACGAGATGGGGGAATTGTTGAACACATCACCAAAGACGAAGACAGCGACGCCGCAGGAGATGATTTACCCATTTCCCGAACAGAGGCCGGGGCAAGTGGCGAGTCCGATCATCCCGTTTCCAGAGGGTCCTGGGCAGATGCCAACAGCGTATACGCCAGGGAGTTTGTATGATCCGGCGCATCCTCAAGAGCCCCCGAGATTCGCATATAACAATGGGGCGGGTCTGGAAGCCAACACCGGGTATCCTGCCACGCCTACGGACGCGCCTGGCTATCATGAGCCACGGCATTGATGTACGACTACTGTATTGGTGTTGAAAATATTGGGTATACCCGGTTGGAGACAGGAGTCTGGAAAGAAGGGGGCATATGCCAAGATTTTGCTAGATTTACCAAGAGATTCTACTACATTTCACTCTACCACCACACCCCTAGGCTGCCTACTCATGTAACCTCCAATAATTCTCCCCCACGTGCTTCCCATCCAGCACCCGTCTAAAAATCTCATGATTAAACTTGGACACCGAATCCGGTCCTACCCCAGGCGAGTCCCACATGGCAAACACCACATCGGTCCACCAATCCACCGCAAActcatcctccctcaacacctccaaccAGCACAACGCCACATCCTCGGCCGGGTTCTTGTACCTCCTCCCGCACCCCACCGCCCCAAGAACCAACCTAGTATGCCTGTGCATCCCCGCCACCCTCAGcgtcaacctcatcctcatcttgaGCCTTTCTCTGTCAGTATACCGATGAAAAGCCTGCTtcggcctcgtcctcccTAGCTCAGCAGGCACCATGTAGGTTTTTGTCTCGGGGCGGTACTGCGCCCTCATCGTGATGGCCGCCACGACGGGCAAATTCTCGGGGTGGTCCAGATCGAGGAAGCGATCGGACGTGTCCCGACGAACAACTTGAACGTACGGACTGTAGAGCACAGAGGTGTTCATTCCCACCGGGTGCCGCCCCCGTTCTAGACCCATCCCGAGAGAAGTCCTATGACACAGACTCTCGCTCTGGGAGAAATCCCCGTGTCTACTACCCCGCCTCTCGTTCCTGGAGGGGCGGTCGACGTCGCTAAAGTTGAGGATTAATGGCCTGAACCGGATTGGCTGTCCgtctttggggagggggggtgggtcCCGCTCGGGGAGTGAGATGGCCGCTTCTAGGGTGTCCATGTTGACTACTTTGACGGTTACTTGTGGGTTTTTGGCCGGGCGGATGGAGGGGTCGGggcgggtggtgttggtgaagtCGAATTGTTCGCATGTTTGGGCGTGGGAGGTGCGGCCGATGCgggtgaggatggaggggaggacgcGGCGGGTTTCGGGGCTGAGGGCGGTGAGGTGGGcgcggaggatggggttgatggaggggtcgATTTGGGGCGGGAGctcgaggggggaggggggatctGACTTgtttggcgggggaggaggggagaccGCGACCGCGGCCGCGACTTGGACCTGGACCCGTGGGAACAGAGGGCTCGGAGGGTTCAGAGTAGTCGGTTACTGACTCTACGTagggggctggggggggagggccgCGGGGTCGGAGGGGTGCCACGGGGGGTGCGGGGGGCAGGTTGAGGTAGGGgactggtggtgctggacgGTAATCCTGTGGAGGGTAGGTCACCGGGCGGGACGAAGGGGCAGGGCGAGTAGGTCTTGGAAGCGCAGGGAGGGATTGAGGTCTAAGTcctggagctggaggcgaACGTCTCATTGTTGGAGGTGACCGTCTAATTGTTGGAGGCGAACGTCGATCGCCGTAAACAGGATCAGTTTTGCTAATAGGGACAGAACGTCTCGCAatcagaggaggaggtctgccagaagggagaggtggtCTCCTATTGGAACCTTCAGCTCTGGCAGGGGAAGGAGCAGGTGTTGGACCCATAGGTAAGGCGTAAATATCAATTGCTGATGGTAGCATGCGGCGAGGCCCCCCGCCGACGCGCCTTTGGCGTTGCCATCTCCCGGGAGGGTTGTAATCAACCGGTTGAGGTACCCTGGGGTTAACATGATATCTGCGCCTGGCCTCGCCTGGGTTCAGCCTATGATCCCAGCCATCTGGCTCCTGCCGGTTCTGTGGCACGCTATCACCTCTGAAGCTGCCAAAGACCCTCCTAATCGTGCTGAAGGGAGATAAAACCATTATACATTATGTGTACCCGAACAGCTGGCGATGACCGTCTTTTGCAACTGAGGTCGTTAAAACATGTTCAGTGAAAGAAATTGTCTAGCCTTGGGCTGAGGGGCCCGTCAGTATCTTCCAAGTGCCAGCACAAAGACACTCGAGGTATGGTGTAAGGAAAACCATGTCCAAGAACAGCCACAAAGACACAATGTGTGGGCCCTCTGAACTTTCTGGGTCGGAAGCTCCTCAAACAATGCTGCCAGATTGGGAATCTCTAGTAAGTGAGTCTTTGTTCAATCATGCCCGACAGCCACTTGGCGACAGTCACCAGAATTCACATATCGAGGTGGAGAGTTGAGCTAGTCGGTGTTAGTAGTCCACCTAGGTTCTTGTTTCATTATGCATTAGAGCAAGCTCTGTGAAACTTAGAGGTCTCACTTAGGTACAATTATTCAACATTTCACCGTCAAATCCGTAACGATCAAAACTCAAAGCCCAGTGTATTTGGTCAGAGACTAGCGAGATCATCTCCTGTTGCCAAGTCCCAGGAACATTCCGGTATTCCTAGTACCTATGTCGTGGATAACGAGCTGTAATCAGCAGACATCCCCACGAACAAGAACATTCCAATGGTCATCGTAGCTGCCGCGCCCCTTGGAATCGTGACCCCGGTTAGTCTTACACGCTTCGTTGACAGCTGATGCGCCATCAGCGATATCATTCCAC
Protein-coding regions in this window:
- a CDS encoding uncharacterized protein (COG:S; EggNog:ENOG503NVV2) encodes the protein MAQITRAGSPGEVSDILPRSSTNTYQYSPFLKDAEKSSIRLIRLLPGYPSSPVVVELVTVPLDPGKIPYYEAVSYVWGTSYQQYEIACDGLSMAVSESALLALRRFRFVDHIRLLWIDQICINQQDDKEKSSQVMLMGEIYGTASQVLVYLGEADDTSDKAMDYISERCAQQEEWPRQFVVQVLSRPWFSRVWVLQEVALAHTSLVICGAKCVPWACFPEWWTRNELLLGPEVNPPPVLSYGLSVMKRLTLLQQLHNTRHSKATLALDKIYALLALLQPEDRIGVLVDYSLSTAEVYTSVAKSIIERTKSLAILSGKEEKPYVERERLPSWVPDWGTVPSAVSLGLANKYLDPFDAGGKPACRVNISIPLNGPPTLHCLGITFDTVKKLTLSTMRPGQDAATNNVEVLTDWLDLISGSSSSVVSETADYLIDQFNQNLRGVSSYSRSPPQPPKFAYSLWTTIQALSTPTLQLEPAELHARNNRGKPTSDTLKFCYERKLFLTHSGALGLGPPDLLQGDTVAVLLGAPVPHILRRIPSSEQNNSTNVYALVGECFVDGIMAGEALNHLQDQLKEMGHRCRTFAKSCSNAPLETFCIQ
- a CDS encoding uncharacterized protein (COG:S; EggNog:ENOG503NW0I), whose protein sequence is MLPSAIDIYALPMGPTPAPSPARAEGSNRRPPLPSGRPPPLIARRSVPISKTDPVYGDRRSPPTIRRSPPTMRRSPPAPGLRPQSLPALPRPTRPAPSSRPVTYPPQDYRPAPPVPYLNLPPAPPVAPLRPRGPPPPAPYVESVQVAAAVAVSPPPPPNKSDPPSPLELPPQIDPSINPILRAHLTALSPETRRVLPSILTRIGRTSHAQTCEQFDFTNTTRPDPSIRPAKNPQVTVKVVNMDTLEAAISLPERDPPPLPKDGQPIRFRPLILNFSDVDRPSRNERRGSRHGDFSQSESLCHRTSLGMGLERGRHPVGMNTSVLYSPYVQVVRRDTSDRFLDLDHPENLPVVAAITMRAQYRPETKTYMVPAELGRTRPKQAFHRYTDRERLKMRMRLTLRVAGMHRHTRLVLGAVGCGRRYKNPAEDVALCWLEVLREDEFAVDWWTDVVFAMWDSPGVGPDSVSKFNHEIFRRVLDGKHVGENYWRLHE
- a CDS encoding uncharacterized protein (EggNog:ENOG503PUGY), with amino-acid sequence MENPTLYNPTNITHLSNLSISYLADVLLAKGNNATRDGFGCRPASLILPLDNLSILKLEPNPDIHMNLTVGVNPTQLDPGVSQLRDMARGLFPYPLNESGVGDVVNWWTDNTENHPADTKRFLGAVVNMCGGEYCRSGKVTVGNPDIVGIGMIVAIGMLLCLTVAFSLLSFGPLIDVVARAPYTTRKTRFSLRVSCIGTVDELFSAVFVFALAVIVSTFVFRYRTDTRFDALMANALSQLCSTTVIMLAAVYWCHNQHRPHATGSVFLIAVLTIALYVTHAGVANMRASEAEMACGIGKQRVSLMKGDPFDMEKFHFVPVGFGSWFLALIGAVFHHPWMNRFRPTKDNKMIWRILWKTVGSFPTVFGLIGLAVYMAYFMNTWQLMKENYGKTFSQNVKEWGFGQYLAVFTWVPPILTFGHLFISGMEKAIEQRLPYGWTAVKLHGSVDYRGDDRKDDDQGGSNWTGSRSSRSRVREVDSLAQRHEMGELLNTSPKTKTATPQEMIYPFPEQRPGQVASPIIPFPEGPGQMPTAYTPGSLYDPAHPQEPPRFAYNNGAGLEANTGYPATPTDAPGYHEPRH